The following nucleotide sequence is from Leptospira barantonii.
GAATATGCTAAATCCAAAACGAAATCCTCCGTCGTAATCTCCGAAAAATCCAAGGGAGAAAAGGAAGAATCTTCGGCGGCCGCATCCACGGTGAAAATCGAAGACGGGAAAACCGAAACCGTAAAAGGTCCGGTTGCGATTCTCAAATCGAAAGAGGAAAAACAACCCGAAGCAAAGTCTTCTTTCTCTTGGTTCGGAAAGAATAACTCGGAAGAACTTTCCTCCAATCCGAAGTTTAGAGAAGTGGAATCGAAGGTGATCCGCTTTGAAAAAAACAGCATTCAGGTTCACAAAGAATCGAGACCGAGTCTCAACCTGGTTTCTCGATGGATGAAGGACGATTCTTCCATTCGAGTGAAAATCATAGGTCATACTTCTTTGGAAGGAACCGAGGCCGCGAACCAAAAGGTTTCTCAACTCCGCGCCGAAATGGTCCGCGATTATCTTACGGGTAACGGAATTTCCAAGGATCGTTTCGAGATCGTCGCCAAAGGTGCGAGTGTTCCCATCGGAGACAACTCCAAGGAAGATGGAAAAGAGCAAAATCGCCGCGTCGAACTTAGAATTCGGAACTGAATTAAAAAATCCTATACAAACTACATGCTTGAAAGAGCATGATTTTATAACTTGTCCCAACCACCAACCTTTCTGAGGCTCGGAAAGTTTGCCGACTCCAATACGCACGCACTCCGGGCTTGTCTAAGGTTCTTGTCCTCCTCGATGAACTTTCAGGGCATTCTTGGGGCGGGTAATTATCTACGGAGAAAACAATGGCATTCGATATAGAAATGATTCGCGCCCGATACGCTAAGATCGGGGATCTAGTTACAAAAGCGAGAAACGTTGTTGGAAGACCTCTTACTCTTACCGAAAAAATTCTTTATTCCCATCTCTGGGAA
It contains:
- a CDS encoding OmpA family protein, with amino-acid sequence MAKKENYYVTIKGRKYDRELIKLAEEFTSGKRDGRISVNDAKQLLKAVKDNNSYTDIEKHTIEYIRENFKFTEKSDEWFRTEIRKWASKKVQEAKKKGAGSESIVVDEEEAPDANFPSSWSEDKGNVYETPAKEYTNYIPTPSAKPHLKKDKTVPILIFLAGLLILTGLIYFFWTLFSGENKNRSEEYAKSKTKSSVVISEKSKGEKEESSAAASTVKIEDGKTETVKGPVAILKSKEEKQPEAKSSFSWFGKNNSEELSSNPKFREVESKVIRFEKNSIQVHKESRPSLNLVSRWMKDDSSIRVKIIGHTSLEGTEAANQKVSQLRAEMVRDYLTGNGISKDRFEIVAKGASVPIGDNSKEDGKEQNRRVELRIRN